The Thalassomonas actiniarum genome contains the following window.
GGTTTATAGCATTACTGAGGGAGCTGGCCTATTGTCGGCGGTGGCGATTACCAAAACGGCAGAAAACGGCGATCACTACGAGCCTGAAATTTCCCTGCAAAGCCTGCCCGGTCAGCAAGGCCGTGGGGAAATAACGATTGAGCTGGTGCATAGGGTAAATCAGAACAAAGTGTGTGTTGACGGCGGCGACAGCTGCCAGCGCCAGGTAGTTTATCTGCATTTGCAATTTGAGGTTGAAGCGTTAACCCCCGATCCCGAGCCGATACACCTTTATAAAGAATTTCAGTTAAACCACGGTGAAACAAAGACCTTTAATACTGATATTGGCGATTACCTGACAGAGCCGGTGTACAGTTTCAGCAGTGGCGAGACGTTGATTCAGTCGGTTACCGAAGAGAAAAAGCTCAATTATAGCTTGTTCACCCTTATGCCAGCAGGTGATAGAAATGTCACCGGAAGCGGTGAAATGGTGTTTACCTATACCACAGAAAAACGTGTCCGGGGGACTTGCCAAAGCGGCAGTGATAGTTGCCGCAGGCAGCTTAATTACCTACATGTGAAATTTAAGCTTGGCTATGACACGCCAGAGCCGATACACGAGTATGCCGACCTGACCCTGATACAGCGACAGGGTTCGGTAAGAATAGGTAGCTTTGACCGGGCTTATGGCGCCGAGGTGAATATAGTTTCCGGCGGGCAGTTTTTAGATGCTGCCGCGGTAGAGTGGCGCACATCGAAATTCGCATACCTGGAGCTTGCTGCCAACAGCGCAGGTTCAGGTGAAATTGTGGTAACAGTAAAAGACAAGGCTTATGTTGCCGGCTGCGGCGATTCCTGCCCGGTGCAAACCGTGTACTGGCACCTGAATTTCAAAACTGAAAACAATGCGGTGTCGGAGCAGCTGACTACCGATATTCAATTGACCGCCGGGGATACGTTGGCATTAACCGGGCCGATAGCCGCTTTTAGTGATGACAAATCCTTAAGCATTGTCAGTGGTGATGCTTTGTTGCAATCGGCAGATTTACAGCTTGATACCGTGGTTGGCAACCTGAGTCAGGCACAAGTGAATATTGTTACTGAGGCAGGGCAAACAGGAACCGGCTCACTACAGATAAACCTCACCAAACCGGCAACAGGCTGCTACGGCAGTTGTTGGACACAGGAGGTTATCTGGACCATTAACTTTGCCGTATCGGATACCGCCTCCGGGGATGAACTTAAACATATCAATAAGCGTATCACGCTCGCTGCCAACAGCAGTGAAACCCTGGACTTGGGCCGTTATGTGGAGCAAACCAGCTACCCGATAGATTTTGTTAGCGGTGCAGAGCTGCTCAACCAGGCGGAAATTCGTTTCCAGGGAAACAGTGAAGGCACCAATACCCGGTTGGAACTGAGGACGGAAAAGTTTGTGACCGGCAACAGCGAACTGGTGTTTCAGGTAAAAGAAACAGAGCCTGGCTGTGTGGAAGATTGTTCGGAGCAAGCAGTAGTCTGGCACTTAAACGTAGAGGTGGTAGCAAACGATACCCCCGGTATTACCTATGTGATGACGGATATGCTCGGCTCGCCGATGCTGACCATGGACATTGATGGCGACATTATCAAACGCACCTATTACCAGCCCTTTGGTAAAGTCACGGATGCGCCGGACAACCTGGAAAATCTTAAGGATGAATCCGGCTATACCGGGCATATACAAGATCAGCATCTTGGGTTAACGTATATGCAGGCGCGTTACTATGATCCTGAAATTGGACGTTTTTATTCGATAGATCCTGTGGGTTATAATCCGGACTATCCGGTGCATTCTTTTGGCCGCTATACCTATGTTAATAATAATCCTTATGGTTATACCGATCCTAATGGTGAAACAGCGTTAGCTGTTATAGGTTTTATATCGGGTGGTATTGCCGGCGGGTATTCAGCATACTTACAAACTCGTGGTGACTTTACTATCAATGATGCTTTTAATGTGGCTAAGTCCGCTGCCGTTGGAGCTACAATTGGTGGTTTAGCAGGGCTGACAATGGGAGCATCTGTGTCTGCATTACCTGTTACCGCTTCAAGGTTATCAATAGGAAAAGTAATGGCGGGCACTGCCATTACTAATGCTATAAGTACAGCTGGGGGGGATGCTACCGGCCAGTATATTAGTTCAGGGAAAGTAAATGTAACTGCATCCCTTACAGCTGGAGCCTTTTCAGTTCTTGGGGGGGCTGGAGCGGGAGCTATCAAAGCCAGTATGAATGGTACTGTCAGTTCCAGCCTTCAAATAATATCGTCGGAATTAGGTAACATACCGGGAATGGGGGCATCAGCGGCAATCCAAGACTCAGGTAGTGACCTTGTACTTGATTCACTTCCTACATTTGAATGGTAAATAATCTTAGGGAGCTAAATTTTAGTATTTCATTTAGCTCCCTTGTAGGGTATAAAAATTTATTAGCTTAATTTACGTATTAAATAAGGGATCTATATGAAAAATACGTTGAATGAATTTGCAAATCTTGAAACCAATAAACGTGTAAATTGGCTTCGGTTTTTTATGATGGTAGTAGTGATTGTTGCTGTGGTTAAATTAGAATACCATATTGAATACTATGGAATAGATGGTTTTTTACTTATCTTGTTGATGGTAATTATATGTTGGCAATATAAGATTGAGTACAGTAAAAAATTTCACTTTGGCAAACGACATATTTTAGTAAGCGTAAAAAGAAATATGTTTGGTTTTTATTTCATCTCGATAATGGATGATATGTTGCTGGTTAGACAAGTGAGGACCAGAAAAAGCGAATTTGAGTTTATTGAAAATCGGTTGGCTTTAACAGTTCGGTTGAATTTACCTAAAGATGGCCTGCCAAATTGTGAAGTGAAAATTAGTGATGGGTAAGTGTTTTTTATAAGGTGATTCTGTTTTAATTCATGCTCTCCTTGCTTAGTCAAATAACTTAGGGAGAGCACCATATTAATGCTATAACCGCATTAAAACACCAAAGTATGATCCAGAACAATAAACGCAATTGATAACCATTATCATCTTATGTAGTGTGACAGTTTCTACTCCTTAGCAATAGCAAACTTGTCTCATGTTTAAGTTATCCGCAATCTCTATCGTTATCGGCAGTGCGTTAATGGCCTCTGCCAATTATGCTTTCGCCGAGGCTAATACCCTCTCTTCAGCCCCGGATGAATATTTCACCATTACCGCCACCCGCACCGAGCGCTACTTCATGGAAAGCCCGGTGTCTATTTCAACCATTGATGCGCAGGATATTGAGCGGGCCTCGGCTGATTCAATTGCCGATACCTTAAGGGATATTCCCGGTATTCAGGTGGCAGATGCGGCCACGGCGGGCATGAAACGGATAACGTTACGCGGCGAAAGTTCGTTAAGGGTGGCCATTTTGGTTGATGGCCAGGAAATTACCGACCATTCCACCTATGGCGCGCCGTTATTGCTGGATACATCAATGGTGGAACGTGTTGAAGTGATCCGCGGCACCAGCTCGGTGTTATACGGGGGCAAGGCGCTGGGCGGGGTGATTAATATTATCACCAAAAAAGGCGGCAGCGAACCGTTGCAGGTGAGTTTATCGTCGGGTTATAACTCGGCGACCCAAGGGCAGCAGTATGCGGCGAGCGTATACGGTTATGTTGACGGCTTTGACTATCGTATTTCAGTGTCGGATAACGATCATAAAGACCGCAACACCCCTGATGGCGACCTGGAGCATTCAAGCTTTAACAACAGCAGCCATTCGCTTTATCTGGCCAAAGAGTTTGATGATCATCGCTTTGGCATCACCTATGAGCAGTTTAACTTGGCCAGTGAAATTGCCACCGGCATGGCAAATTTCACCCTGGATATGCCGCAAAGGGACCGCAGCAAGTTCGCGGCTTTTTATCGTTATGAGCCTGACGGCGAGCTTTTGAAAAAAATCCATCTTGATGCTTATAAGCAGCAAATAGATCGCAACTTTGTTCAGCATATTGAAATGTCGGTGCCTGTAAGTCCTGTGATGTCTATTGATAATATTGTCGATACCGACATTGAGGAAACGCTGAAAACCTCAGGTATCAACAGCCAGTTTGATTTTCAGTTAAACGAACAGCATTATGTCATTGTCGGCTTTCAGCTGGTTAAAGATGATTTAGACAAAGCCACCACCAATATCACGCAAACCACCCGCAATATGCCGGGTGTTCCGGCAGTGGCCACTGTGGTTGAAAGCCTGAGCATTGAAGAGGCAAGTTTAACCACCAAGGCACTTTATTTTCAGGATGAATGGCAGCTGTCAGATCAGCTGATAGTAACGGCAGGCGCACGGCAATATTGGGTGGATGCCGAGCTTAATGAAACCAGCAAGCCGGGGCTGTCGCCGGGTAAAAATGACGACAGCGAGTTTATCGGTTCAATTGCCGCCAATTACGGTTTTGACGAGCACAATAACATGCGTTTTGTCTTTAGCCAGGGCTATCATTATCCGACCTTGCTGCAAATTGCCACCGGTGCCACGGCTGCCGGCCGTTTTATCAACCCGAATGCCAACCTTAAGGCGGAAAGTTCAGACAATGTTGAGTTGGGTTATCGGTTATTTACCGATAACTGGTTAATCGATACCAGCTTATTTTACACCGATGCCGATGACTATATCACCAAGCAAGACTGCGCCGATGGCATTGACGTTTGTATCAATCCGGAAAACGATCAGGTTTATGTCAATGCCGACAAGGCGAAAACAACAGGTGTCGAGCTTAGCGTCAATTATCATGTCAGCGAGCACATAACTCCTTATGCCAATGTTACCTGGTTATCGCGTAAGGAAACTTATGGCAGCTTTACTACCAGAGACACAGGCACGCCGTCGCTTTACGGTAAACTGGGGCTGAAATATGAAAACGAAGGGGCGCTGCTGGGCGCTTATTATCTTGATGCTTTTCTTCGGGCGGCAAGCAATGCCAAACTGGTCGAAGCAAACGGCAGCAGTGAAAGTTATGACAGCTGGAAAACCGTGAACCTTGCCCTGGGAACCCGGTTTGGCGAGCAACAAAATTACCTGGTGAATATGGAAATCAGCAATATCTTTGATTCAGAATATACTCCGGCCAAAGAGCAATTGCTTGCCCCCGGACGTTCCTTTATGCTCAGGTTCAGCACTGATTTTTAAGGGTTGTTCCATGAAAAAACTATTAGCCGTCGCTTGTCTTTTGTTGCCTTTTCTCGCTTTTTCGGGCCAGCAGGGCAAATCAGATCAGGCCTGGGCAGAAAAGGGCAGCAGAGCCATAACGGTACAAGTGAACATAGCGCAACATTTACTGCCTGAAGATGCAGATAACTGGACCCTTTATGTGTATGCCGCCCAGCCGAATACCCGGCTGCCGCTGGCTAATTTCAAAGGTAAGTTATCGCAGCTGCCTGGCGAAGTGATTCTGGATGAAAGCATGTATTTATTGCCGCATTTAACCTTAAGGCAAGCCGAGGAAGTGGTGATTGTTGCCAAGGCAAGTAAAAGTAAAAATCCGCACAAGAAAAGCGCGGAGGATGTTATAGGTTACTCCGGTGCGCTGAATTTTTCATTGGCTGACAAGCTGGAGGCGAGTGTGACTATTGACCAAAATGATGTGGCTCAATAAGCAGGGGAAGTCTATTTTGACAAGTTGGCGTGAAAGCGCTGCTTTAAAAGTGTTTTATGATGATGCCCCCCATCAGGCCCTTAATTAAGGGCCTGATGGGGGAATTTTCTTTAAGGCTTATTTCTGCGCTGTTAACGCTTTGCGCTTGGCTTGCTAAAGGTGTTTAGCTTTGCGCCTGGCAGGCGTTGCTTAAGCGGGTGATTAACTCGGCAATTTCAGCCTTTAATTCATCGTCACTGCCAAGCTGGGCCGCGTCATTGGCCTGGGCGGCAAATTCCAGTGCTTTGGCGGGCTCGCCAAATTCATCATGTCTTTCTGCCATCGACAAATAGATAGTGGCGCGATGTTTATCCAGGGCATATTTTTCCGCCTTGTCCAGCGCAATTTGGTAAATGTCCAGTGCCAGATCGCCGTCGTCGGTGAAGTCGGCCAGCATTTCCCATTGCAACGGGTGGTCGTTGGCGGTTCCCTGGCTTTTCTGACAAAGTTCCTGTAGTTTTGCTACTTTGTCGGCTCTTAAGGTTTCGTTTTCTTCGGCAGAGGCCTGGGCGATGTCCTGGGCCAGTTTCAGTATTTTATCGAATAACGGGGCTTTCATGGTCGGTACCTGTGTGGGCAAATGGCAATTGGTTTTGGCCGCCTTAAAGCGGCTTTTGCGCGCAAACGGTTTAACACCACCTGGTCGCTTGCGCCTTTATCGTTAAAGTAAAGCGCTTGCCATTTGCGGGATAAATAAATTGCGCGCATGATAGCATGCTGGCCTGGTTACGCAAGAGATAGGCAACAGCGCAAGTGTCAGGCCACTTCGATGCAGCAATGTTTATAGCGCTTGCCGCTGCCGCAGGGGCAGGGATCTTTTTTTCTTATCTTGATGTCTGCTTTAATTTCGCGCACATCCTGCTGGTAAATTTCGCTCAGGGAAGCGAACAATACCGGGTGTTTTTGTTGCAGCATCTGCGGGCGTTCAAAAAAGTACTCGCTGGTCACGGACAGAAATTCTGCCGGATTGGTGGCGCCGTATTGCCGGATGTTGCTTTTGCGCCGGGTGATCTCCTGAATTT
Protein-coding sequences here:
- a CDS encoding TonB-dependent receptor plug domain-containing protein, with product MFKLSAISIVIGSALMASANYAFAEANTLSSAPDEYFTITATRTERYFMESPVSISTIDAQDIERASADSIADTLRDIPGIQVADAATAGMKRITLRGESSLRVAILVDGQEITDHSTYGAPLLLDTSMVERVEVIRGTSSVLYGGKALGGVINIITKKGGSEPLQVSLSSGYNSATQGQQYAASVYGYVDGFDYRISVSDNDHKDRNTPDGDLEHSSFNNSSHSLYLAKEFDDHRFGITYEQFNLASEIATGMANFTLDMPQRDRSKFAAFYRYEPDGELLKKIHLDAYKQQIDRNFVQHIEMSVPVSPVMSIDNIVDTDIEETLKTSGINSQFDFQLNEQHYVIVGFQLVKDDLDKATTNITQTTRNMPGVPAVATVVESLSIEEASLTTKALYFQDEWQLSDQLIVTAGARQYWVDAELNETSKPGLSPGKNDDSEFIGSIAANYGFDEHNNMRFVFSQGYHYPTLLQIATGATAAGRFINPNANLKAESSDNVELGYRLFTDNWLIDTSLFYTDADDYITKQDCADGIDVCINPENDQVYVNADKAKTTGVELSVNYHVSEHITPYANVTWLSRKETYGSFTTRDTGTPSLYGKLGLKYENEGALLGAYYLDAFLRAASNAKLVEANGSSESYDSWKTVNLALGTRFGEQQNYLVNMEISNIFDSEYTPAKEQLLAPGRSFMLRFSTDF